The DNA window GGACTAAGATCTGGAATAATATGCTAGCCATATTATTATGAactctacttttaaaaatatattaacagGGCATAAAAATCTGTGAAGGGTCTGCACTGGGTGGGTGAGAATGAGTTCTACTacccttgtacagtggtgccccgcatagcgatggtaatccgttccaggattaacgtcgctatccggaaacatcgctaaacggaacgtaaaaccccataggaacgcattaaatagagtttaatgcgttcctatgggggggaaaactcaccagtaagcgaagattccccatccggccgccattttcgctgcctcggtaagcgagggcagggcgcgaaaacactgcgggtggctattttctgcacccggcagccattttggaattgccgatcagctgttttctaaacattgcaatgcgaagatcggtaagcgaaacacttaccaatcGCAATGCAGTgatttgccacctaaaacatcacaatgctattgcattagcgatcgcaaaaaacgcatcactatgcggattcgtcgttaaacggtgcgctcattaagcgaggcaccactgtactttcttcctGCTTGAAACAGCATAAATTGTTACCCAAAGATGTAAATTCAACAAATGGTACAGTCAGGGAGAAATGCCAGTTTTGGAGGAGGATTCCAAGCAGGAAAAGGTGTGGGGAGAAAATccaaacattccccccccccaaaaaaaccacccacccacGATCTTCTGGATTGCATAGGGCCACAGAAGGATCCAGGATTAACTGACTGGCCCCACATGAATTAATCTCCTAGAGAAATCTCCCGCTCCAGTCAAGCAGAGAAAATGGGATTGCTCCCAGCTCCATAGCCACACCAACCTGCAAATACCCCTTTTCAATCAAGGCCCttttggcaaaataaaatgaCCCGTTTTCATACAGCTCCCCATCCCAGTCCTGCCGCCGGGGGCGTTTGGCAGGATTCAGGTTCTGAGGGACAGTCACTTCACACactgaaaagagagagacagaaagggaggagggaaagacaCAGAAACAATGTTAATACGGTCTAGTGAAAGGTTCGGTCATTTCAGAAAGACAGAGTCACAGAGGGGGGCTGTAGtggacctgagttcaaattcctgctcagtaTGGAAACTTACAGGGAAAGGAGAGGTGGCACTCATAAAATCACGCCTTAGATAGCTTGTGAACCTTGAAACCTGTGTCACTTTAAAGTCGGATGCAAACAACACATAATGACACATAATAGATAGTTTAaggtcagctggctggatagctcagtgagctgcagaatgtggctgcagagccagaggctgcgaGTTCAGTTCCTCACCACTGACTAaggatttgattttattttatttgggacTAAATTCCCCGACTTCCACAACCAGCAGGACCACAAGCCATTCTGGCTGGGTTTATCTGGCATTTGTAGTTGAGGGGGAAAGGTAacaacagtggtgcctcacattacgacgttaatttgttccagcgaaatcgctgtaaaacgaaaacgtcgtaatgcgattttaaaaagcccacagaaacgcattaaaacccgattgaaactcaccgtccagcgaagatcctccatagatcctccatagcgctgccattttcgctgcctgtgcagcgaggaatccgcgCCAGAAAAGAGCAGGTGGCCAtgttgtttacccggcggccattttgaaaccgccgatcagctggccgaaaatcattgctttgcgatgatcagttcctgaaacagggaaccgatcatcgcgaaccgaaattcccccacagggaaCATcattttagcgatcgcaaaaacatcgacgtctagCGATTGCGTCGtcaaatggagcgcccgttaagtgaagcaccacaGTATTCCAGGCTCTTGCATAGGATTCAGGCATACCATCTCTAGCAGAGAGCCACCCAACCATCTCAAATATCTCTAAGGGAAGAAAACCCAATACTCTTAGATGCTTCTGCTCAGCTATCAACCACTCAACTAACTAGACCAAGGCTCTGAACTGCATTCGTAGCCTAGGCAAGCTGCAATGTCAGCCAGAAACACCGGCACCCCCTTACCTCCTTTTTTGATTTCACTCCATCTAAACTGATGCCTCCTCACAACAGAGAAGACCGAGTCGAAGCCATCCTCTCGGATCACTTTGGCTACTCTGATCAGATCAGTAGGGTGCAAGCAAGGGGAGGTTGCTTGAATGTTTCCTATGATATCAACCTCTGAGGAAGGGACaacgagaagaagaaaaatattagacAAATCATTGATAGTTCAGCTAAAGGCTGTAACAGTAGTTGAGTCATTACTCAAATCATCTATAACCCTGCTCACCATTCACATCCAGAggattaaatgtttaaaaattgagGGCAAATTTGTTAGAAAAGGTGCACAAAGCATCAACATCACTAAGGAACTTTACATTTCTGTAGCAACCTCATGGCTGAAGTTGATGTGAAATTCCACTAAACTTGTAAAAGAGATGTGGAGCACTCTTACCCCACTCTCCAGATTCCAGCATgtttatcatcatcatgattattcactgcatttatttctttaatgtaTATACTGTCCGTCCAGTGAAAAGCCACTGCCCTGGGCAGATTATGACagatcattatcattatcatcattttattttattttccaggctAGTAACTCTCATAGGGAAGGTAACCATCTatgcattcagattcagaatgtCAACCTGAAATCAAATAGAAACAGATTGACCAAATATGTGTATATTTAAACGTTAAAACTCCGGTATGCAATGAGCTTTGAAATACAGGGAAGCGTGCTGCCATCTCAGCCTGCAACATGGTTTCAGAACCATGATTTAAAAACTTTTCTGTATTTGATAGCAGGCTTTCACCTTTTCCTTTATCACctattgctttttttcccttactTTCTAAGTCCACATTCAGATTTAACATTCACCCTGAGAAATGAGCACAGCAAGGAAAAGGTAAGATTTTAAGGATGACAGATCTCCAAACCGCTATGATCCCGCTGGCAGCACCAAAATCCAGAGTccagggcagtgggaaggaaacTAGCAATCCTAATCCGCTAAGAGGAAAAGTTGCTAGTGCCACAGTCAgaattctgttttatattttccaAGCTGAGTCTTCCCTGTATTTTAAGGATCGTTGTTGCATTAGTTGCCAAAGTgcttaaagcattttttttcagcaaCAGAAAGGTAGATCCATAAATACATTAACATATCCAGAATGAGTAACGTCTGCCACCGCACCGTCGTGATACTGAAGAAACTCCACAATGGCGTCAAGAGAGGTCGAGGAATCTTTAGATACTTCTGAGCTTCTGCGGTGAACTTGGGCCCCAAAATGCTTGGCCACTTTCTCAATTTCATCATGATCCGTGGAAACCCAGATGCTGTTGGtagacaaaaccaaaccaaacaaaaacacaggCTTACATCACTGCCCAGACAATTGAGAGAGATCAGGGCTATTTCTTGCCAGCCACCCAAGGATAGCTGCTGCTGAACGACAGCTTGTGCAACGCAACGTTTTTAAGTGTGTTGGTAATgttcttatttcatttcattcctgtCATCTATACACCACCCCAATAGCGCACAGCACTATCTATGCTGGGCGGTGTACATAGAAAAACAGCAGTAACGGAATCCTGCAAAATAAGAACCACCAACCACCACAGCAAAACAAACCAACACTAAAACCTGACGATGCCAGAAATCAGAGCAGCCATGCAGGGGTGAATAACTTCAAAGGACGCTGCCTTTGAAAGCCTCTCGAAAGAGATGTACTTCCAGCAGCCTCTTGAAactggggagggaggaagccagGCGTAACTCCACTGGGAGGTGATTCCGGAGAGACGGTgtaaccaccaagaaggcccgaccTCATGTTGAAGATTCTCTGCCCTCCTTCAGTGTAGCTGGGGGACcatagcctgggaggatctggagGTGCAGGAAGATGACCCTGAGAAGAGATGCTTCAACAGGTAACATGGTCTCAAACCATGGAGGTTTttgtaagtaccgtatttttccatgtataagacgcccccacttttctaacccaaaattaagaaatctaagtggggcttagcaaatgtagctttaaaaggatcaaagtattgcaggatggctttgatccctgctttctccctttgtgctaagccccacgtagcttagcaaaaggaaggagaaagggatcaaagcaattccacgactgcacaatcattttgatccctttctcccttatacagccacaggattgctttgatccttccccactccttttgctaagccccatgggacttagcaaacagagggaaaagcagggatcaaagcgatcctggagcactttgatccctgctttctttttgctaaggcttagcaagtggaggggaaagcagggatcaaagccctgcaggatcactttgatccctgctttcccctccactttttttctcctcagcttacttctgtctcaatttttagtctaaagtttttagacaaaagtatagtcttatacatggaaaaatatggtaaacttTGAATTTGACCCAGGATGCAACCAGTAATCAGCACAGGATCTGATCAAATCTTCTCACACCTGTCTGGCAGCTGTATTCCGGAGTCAACCAACTGCAATCTCTAGGtcaacctcaagggaagccccacacagAGAACATTACAGTAGCCAATCCTGGAGATCACCAAGAGATGAACCAACGTTGTGAGGGCTCCCTTATCTAGTAAAGCTGGCCACGACTGTTCTAGTCAGCAGAGGACTCACTAAGGAGCCACAATTAatttgatataaatcaaattaattaactgattaattaattaatttgaggTATATCTCACTCCCATTATTGCTAAGGCACTACTCTGAGGGAGGGGTTACAACAAATGTAATAcaaaaaaaggttaaaaatattaaaagcagtttataaataactcttaaaaacagatggcacataTCAATCATATAAAAACCGGAGGGGATGGAAGGGAGAAACAAAAGGTGATTGGTAGATCAGTCTATCAACTggagcaaaaaaaattatatgagaccctgtcttattttcggggaaacacggcattgttattttaccattgctaatttatgacagaggttctcacattttTTACAGCACAAGCTTGGACTAGGGACCTACAGATGAAAGACACTATCATCACAATGTTTAACACCTACTGACTTCCTTACCAATcaaccatgatctctgtattCTTAATATCTGTactttgatgccatgtataaatatttggcaggaacaggaactggcaagccactccagtatctttgccaagaaaactccatggagagcaacaaaatgctaaaagatatgacgccaGAAGATTAGCACcccaggtcggaaggcatccaacatgctactgaggaagagctggAGCCATAAGaacaagcagctccagagctaatgaagtggttgggccaaagccaaaaggacgctcagctgcggatgtgcctggaagtgaaaggaaagtctgatgctgcaaagaaaaatactgcataggaacctggaatgtaagaactatgaaccttgggaagctggatgtggtcaaacaggagatggcaagaataaacatcgacatcctgggcgtcagtgaatcaaaatggacaggaatgggcgaattcaattcagactacagtggtgcctcacacaacgatgttaattggttccaaaaaaatcaacgttgtatgaaacattgttctgtgaaacaccatttcccataggaatgaattgaaaaccagttaatccattccaattggaacagattgccgtctttaagtgaaaaaacccataggaaacatcgttgagtgaaacaatgtttcctccattggaatgtattgaagccgactcaatacatttcaatggctttgcgaagtcctttttcgctcctgtaaaagtgccttacagtgtttggaacaggttttaaatgcttgcaatcgttagcccacctcctgaaccctatgcaaacttaatttgatgttgttctgagtcgtccttaatttttagtgattttttgaattttctctcattggaatgtattgaactttccgtccaatgcattccaatgagagaaaattcaaaaaatcaccaaaaattaaggacgactcagaacaaaaccaaattaagtttgcacatgtttcacaaggtgcactatggaatccaagcatttaaaacaggtttcaaacattttaagacacttttaaatgagcaaaaagggacattgttaagtgaaattcccccatagagaacatctttaaacgatgggggaaattcctcaaaaaaacccatcgctgtgtgaattcatcgttgtatgaagcaatcgttgtgcgaggcaccactgtattatcatatctactattgtgagcaagaagaccgtagaaagaatggagttgaaaaaactaagatcatggccacgggtcccatcgcctcctggcaaatagaaggggaagatatggagggaatgacagattttactttcttgggctccatgatcactgcagatggtgacagcagccatgaaatcaaaaagatgccttcttgggaggaaagtgatgacaaacctcgacagcatcttgaaaagcagagacagcaccttaccaacaaagatccgcatagaaggctgaccgctgaagaattgatgcttttgaattgtggtgctggaggagactcttgagagtcccctggactgcaaggagaacattttggaggaaatcaaccctgagtgcccactggaaggacagatcctgaagctgaggctccaatattttggccatctcatgagaagagaagactccttggaaaagaccctgatgttggggaagtgtgaaggcaagaggagaaggggacgacagaggacgagatggttggagagtgtcatcgaagcaaccaacatgaatttgacccaactctgggaggcagtggaagacaggaggtcctggcgtgctctggtccatggggtcacgaagagttggacgcgacttaacaactaaacaccAAAAATAAATATGTGCCATGTATTACCTCCTGCACTTATCTTTGACGAAGTGGgcttgtctacaaaagctcacattaaaaaatataaaagttattcTTGAAGGTGCCacgttttctttttgtctttttactttttttcctttcacctataatgcttgcagaTTAACACAGCTAAACCATGTGATTTTAATCCAAACTGTAGCACTTTTTCTAAAAAACCATAAACTACCCTGCAAAGTTCAGGCATTTCCTCTGCAGTGACCAGCCTGGTGAAAACTCATGCAAAGTCAAAAGCTAGTTTAGATTCGTGTATGACCATCCAGACGTTAACGGACTGGACCTCCCTGACATCCCCTCCCTATAAGCTAGGCCGACTGGGactcatgggagttgtaatccgaGTACTGGAGGGCAGTATTTTACCCTTCCTTAGAAGAAAGACTCAGAGCCTTAAAACACAGGCACACCTATACGCCCCGGAAGTTCAGACTGCAAACAAAAGAACGATTCCCCCTTTGAAAAAAGGGGCGGGGTCGGGAGACCGAGACTCGCGCATGCGCACACCTCTGGAAGACGCCAGAATCCACGGCTGCCCTCAGCACCCAGCCAATGAGCGGGACCCCAGCCAGGAGCTTAATGTTCTTCAGCGGGATTCCTTTGCTGCCCCCGCGGGCCAGAATCAGCGCCGCCATGTGGGGAGGCGTCCGCTCGGCGTCTCCCGAGAGCCCGCAAGAGGCCCTCGGAGAAGCGCCAGCAGCAGGTCCGGCGGCAGCCATTGTCCTCTGAGAGAAAAATT is part of the Pogona vitticeps strain Pit_001003342236 chromosome 5, PviZW2.1, whole genome shotgun sequence genome and encodes:
- the CMAS gene encoding N-acylneuraminate cytidylyltransferase, coding for MAAAGPAAGASPRASCGLSGDAERTPPHMAALILARGGSKGIPLKNIKLLAGVPLIGWVLRAAVDSGVFQSIWVSTDHDEIEKVAKHFGAQVHRRSSEVSKDSSTSLDAIVEFLQYHDEVDIIGNIQATSPCLHPTDLIRVAKVIREDGFDSVFSVVRRHQFRWSEIKKGVCEVTVPQNLNPAKRPRRQDWDGELYENGSFYFAKRALIEKGYLQGGKMAYYEMRAEHSVDIDVDIDWPIAEQRVLRYGYFGKETLKEVKLLVCTIDGGLTTGHIYVSEDAKEIVSYDVRDAVGISLLRKRGVEVRLISERDCSLKTLSAMKLGCTVEAGVTDKLQMVEKWRKEMGLSWKEVAYLGNEESDVECLKKAGMSAVPADGCPAAQKATSYICRCNGGRGAVREFAEHIFLLMEKVNSSGKQLRC